From a region of the Salvelinus alpinus chromosome 2, SLU_Salpinus.1, whole genome shotgun sequence genome:
- the LOC139560142 gene encoding probable G-protein coupled receptor: MEKSGPMLASIPNRTGANLTTSLWGPNPTVPAEVGVVTSSQSQIKDLIGLFAMVTLNLIALLANTGVMVAIARAPHLKRFAFVCHLCAVDLLCAILLMPLGIISNSPFFGTVVFTVLECQVYIFLNVFLICASILTITAISVERYYYIVHPMRYEVKMSINLAIGVMLFIWVKSILLALVTLFGWPAYGAHSSIAANHCSLHWSHSRLRKVFAVLFSVMCFLLPAVVIFAVYCNVYKVARSAALQHTPAPTTWASSNPAKRPNRSDSINSQTTIITTTRSLPQRLSPEMAFSGGKAALTLVIIVGQFLLCWLPYFSFHLHLSFSSSLQSPGDVEEAVTWLAYSSFAVNPFFYGLLNRQIREELVKFRRCCYSRPVELGTSSHEGSLQENFLQFIQRTTSTADTRSSCANSSPSNTLDQGVRIPGQIPEEHG; the protein is encoded by the coding sequence ATGGAGAAGTCTGGTCCGATGCTGGCTTCTATTCCCAATCGCACAGGGGCCAACCTCACAACCAGCCTATGGGGACCAAACCCCACAGTTCCTGCAGAGGTGGGAGTGGTCACCAGCTCCCAGTCTCAGATCAAGGATCTGATTGGGCTGTTTGCAATGGTGACCCTTAACCTCATCGCCCTATTGGCCAACACTGGAGTCATGGTGGCCATAGCCCGCGCCCCTCACCTGAAGAGGTTTGCCTTTGTGTGCCACCTGTGTGCAGTGGACCTGCTGTGTGCCATCCTCCTCATGCCTCTGGGTATCATCTCTAACTCGCCCTTCTTTGGCACTGTGGTGTTCACCGTGCTGGAGTGCCAGGTCTACATCTTCCTCAACGTGTTCCTCATCTGTGCCTCCATCCTCACCATCACCGCCATCAGTGTGGAGCGTTACTACTACATTGTCCATCCTATGCGCTACGAGGTGAAGATGAGCATCAACCTGGCCATTGGCGTCATGCTCTTCATCTGGGTAAAGTCCATCCTGCTGGCCCTGGTCACCCTGTTTGGCTGGCCTGCCTATGGGGCCCACAGCTCCATCGCTGCCAACCACTGCTCCCTCCACTGGAGCCACAGTCGGCTGAGGAAGGTGTTCGCTGTGCTCTTCAGCGTGATGTGTTTCCTGCTACCCGCCGTGGTCATCTTCGCAGTCTACTGTAACGTGTACAAGGTGGCACGCTCGGCCGCCCTGCAGCACACACCCGCACCTACCACATGGGCCTCGTCCAACCCGGCCAAACGTCCCAACCGTTCTGACTCCATCAACAGCCAGACAACCATCATCACAACCACCCGCAGCCTGCCCCAGAGACTATCCCCCGAGATGGCCTTCAGCGGGGGTAAGGCTGCCCTCACCCTGGTGATCATCGTGGGTCAGTTCCTGCTCTGCTGGCTGCCTTACTTCTCCTTCCACTTGCACCTGTCCTTCAGCTCATCTCTGCAGAGCCccggagatgtggaggaggctgtaacctggctggccTACTCCTCCTTTGCTGTCAACCCTTTCTTCTATGGCCTGCTCAACAGGCAGATCAGGGAGGAGCTGGTCAAGTTCCGGCGCTGCTGCTACTCCAGGCCGGTGGAGCTGGGTACCTCCAGCCACGAGGGCTCCCTGCAGGAGAA